In the genome of Pempheris klunzingeri isolate RE-2024b chromosome 11, fPemKlu1.hap1, whole genome shotgun sequence, one region contains:
- the phf8 gene encoding histone lysine demethylase PHF8, which produces MASVPVYCLCRLPYDVTRFMIECDICQDWFHGSCVGVEEDKAAEIDLYHCPNCQVTHGPSVMRKRRGGNKQADTAAGTREPSRPVKTGSPQFVRELRSRTFPNADEVLLKPSGAQLTVEFLEEHSFSVPVMVLRRDGLGMTLPPASFGVSDVEHYIGSDKEIDVIDVSRQCDLKMRLGDFVEYYNSPNRDKVLNVISLEFSETRLSNLVETPKIVRKLSWVENLWPEESVFERPNVQKYCLMGVKDSYTDFHIDFGGTSVWYHVLRGEKIFYLISPTAANLALFERWSSSSNQNEMFFGDQVDMCYKCSVKQGNTLFIPTGWIHSVLTPVDCLAFGGNFLHSLNIDMQLRAYEIEKRLSTADLFRFPNFETVCWYVGKHLLDTFRGLRENRRHPATYLVHGAKALNNAFRSWTRKEALSDHEVEIPETINTQTLVKDLAKEIRLVEDIFQQNIGRTGPQFPGSPLSKAPLTTSQNSGRPPGRKKGPKPKEVIGGLGPPGPKKKNQKGLIKAEAGELDLIEIHTKHTLKKFQPGKSKNKNKLELPLEEFEGKLNKSKLKLVLTNGKIQGKKDGNSNGAGSAGKYKHLAMEGSSLSDLESEDELQIDETPPPRRKPAGPSKKKKLSGLPRKLPRAKPCSDPNRIREPGEVDFDIEEDYTTDEEALAAHGVKGGAGGILDLLKASKQVAGLDSATLSEEAPASPSTRDAIQGMLSMANPPSSSSSSSSSSPLSISGGLTEGLGKVKDKGGKAVWVTGGTKKTASPEKKPVIQRPGKRPIKRPARHLSDEESPDEQETLGTCFKDSDYVYPSLESDEEDHANKAKMKRKKNWDDTPWSPKARVMPTLPKQERPAREGARVASVETGLAAAAAKLAQQEQQKPAKRKYTKKQRPPAPVVSPPPAPTEPAPPSPPPAPESAADFSPDRRMDYYSASLLDHEYTAGPGPFGPGGPRGSGAMAPGVFLTSRRPSLSPQNSSSHSGASPASLAGQGTTGVGQGKRPKKGLATAKQRLGKILKIHRNGKLLL; this is translated from the exons atGGCATCAGTGCCAGTGTACTGCTTGTGTCGCCTTCCATATGATGTGACACGCTTCATGATTGAGTGTGACATCTGTCAAGACTGGTTTCATGGGAG ctgtgttGGAGTAGAGGAAGACAAAGCAGCTGAGATTGACCTGTATCACTGCCCCAACTGTCAGGTCACTCATGGGCCATCTGTCA tgcGCAAGCGCCGTGGAGGCAATAAGCAGGCAGATACTGCTGCTGGAACAAGAGAGCCAAGTCGGCCCGTTAAAACAGGCAGCCCACAGTTTGTTCGGGAGCTACGGAGCCGCACATTCCCAAA TGCGGATGAAGTCTTGTTAAAGCCGTCTGGAGCCCAGCTGACAGTTGAGTTTCTGGAAGAGCACTCATTCAGTGTTCCTGTCATGGTGCTGAGGCGGGATGGCCTTGGCATGACCCTTCCTCCAGCTTCATTCGGAGTCAGTGATGTAGAGCATTACATCG GTTCAGACAAAGAGATCGATGTAATTGACGTGTCTCGTCAATGTGACTTGAAGATGAGGTTGGGAGACTTTGTTGAATACTACAACAGCCCCAACAGAGACAAAGTGCTCAATGTCATCAGCCTTGAGTTCTCTGAGACCAG GTTGTCAAATTTGGTGGAGACCCCAAAGATTGTGAGGAAACTGTCATGGGTTGAAAACCTCTGGCCAGAAGAGTCTGTGTTTGAACGCCCCAATGTGCAGAAGTACTGCCTGATGGGAGTGAAGGATAGTTACACAGACTTCCACATTGACTTTGGAGGCACCTCAGTTTGGTACCATGTCCTGAGG GGCGAGAAAATCTTTTACCTAATTTCTCCAACGGCAGCCAACTTGGCGCTTTTTGAGCGATGGAGTTCCTCATCTAACCAGAATGAGATGTTCTTTGGAGACCAGGTTGATATGTGTTACAAGTGCTCTGTCAAACAAGGAAACACTTTGTTCATACCAACAG GGTGGATTCATTCTGTGCTGACTCCAGTGGACTGTCTAGCCTTTGGAGGAAACTTCTTGCATAGTCTCAACATTGACATGCAGCTGCG GGCGTATGAAATAGAGAAGAGATTAAGCACAGCAGACTTGTTCAGATTTCCCAACTTTGAGACTGTGTGCTGGTATGTTGGAAAGCACCTTCTTGATACCTTCAGAG GTCTGAGAGAAAACCGCAGACACCCCGCCACTTACCTGGTTCACGGCGCTAAGGCCTTGAACAATGCCTTCCGCAGTTGGACCCGTAAAGAG GCTTTATCAGACCATGAAGTGGAAATTCCAGAAACCATCAATACTCAGACACTGGTGAAGGACCTGGCCAAGGAGATTCGTCTGGTTGAA GACATCTTCCAGCAAAACATTGGCCGCACTGGACCTCAGTTTCCTGGTTCACCACTCTCCAAAGCTCCTCTGACCACCTCTCAGAATTCAGGACGTCCCCCTGGAAGAAAGAAAGGACCAAAGCCTAAGGAGGTGATAGGGGGTCTTGGGCCCCCAGGACCcaagaagaagaatcagaagGGGCTAATTAAGGCAGAAGCAGGAGAACTTGACCTCATTGAGATCCACACCAAACATACACTCAAAAAATTTCAACCTGGCAAGTCCAAAAACAAGAACAAG TTGGAGCTGCCTTTAGAGGAGTTTGAAGGGAAGctaaataaaagcaaactgaaACTTGTGCTGACCAATGGAAAAATCCAAGG TAAGAAGGATGGCAACAGTAATGGTGCAGGAAGTGCCGGAAAGTACAAACATCTTGCCATGGAGGGATCCAGTCTGTCTGACTTGGAATCCGAGGATGAGCTGCAGATTGATGAGACGCCTCCTCCTCGACGCAAGCCAGCAGGACCtagcaagaaaaagaaactaaGCG GTCTTCCCAGGAAGCTGCCCAGAGCCAAACCCTGCTCTGATCCCAATCGCATCAGGGAGCCAGGAGAGGTAGACTTTGACATTGAG GAGGATTACACCACTGATGAGGAGGCACTCGCTGCCCACGGAGTGAAGGGTGGTGCAGGGGGCATTCTGGACTTATTGAAAGCCAGCAAGCAAGTGGCAGGCTTGGACTCTGCAACACTCAG TGAGGAAGCCCCAGCCTCTCCCAGTACCCGTGATGCCATTCAGGGTATGTTGTCCATGGCCAACCCCCCTTCCTCATCCtcgtcttcatcctcttcatctccctTATCCATTTCTGGAGGCCTGACAGAGGGACTAGGGAAGGTTAAGGACAAGGGTGGCAAAGCTGTATGGGTGACTGGAGGGACCAAAAAGACAGCAAGTCCTGAAAAGAAGCCCGTCATCCAGCGGCCTGGAAAACGGCCAATAAAACGGCCGGCCCGTCACCTCAGTGATGAGGAGAGTCCTGATGAGCAAGAGACTCTGGGCACCTGTTTCAAAGATTCAGACTATG TTTATCCGTCCTTGGAGTCTGATGAGGAGGACCATGCTAACAAGGCTAAGATGAAGCGAAAGAAAAACTGGGATGACACACCTTGGAGCCCAAAAG CCAGGGTGATGCCCACCCTTCCCAAACAGGAGCGACCAGCCAGGGAAGGGGCCAGAGTCGCATCTGTAGAAACCGGTCTTGCAGCAGCCGCTGCCAAGCTGGCACAACAA GAGCAGCAAAAGCCTGCTAAAAGGAAGTACACCAAAAAGCAgcgtcctcctgctcctgtagtctctcctccccctgctccaaCTGAGCCAGCTCCACCCTCACCACCACCTGCTCCAGAGTCTGCAGCAGACTTCAGTCCAGACAGGAGGATGGATTACTACTCTGCTAGTCTGCTGGACCATGAATACACAGCAGGACCGGGACCCTTTGGGCCTGGAGGCCCTAGAGGCAGTGGAGCCATGGCTCCTGGTGTATTCCTCACATCACGCCGACCTTCACTGTCTCCgcagaacagcagcagtcactCTGGTGCATCACCTGCAAGTTTAGCTGGCCAAGGCACAACAGGAGTTGGTCAAG GGAAACGTCCAAAGAAAGGACTTGCAACTGCAAAACAGAGACTTGGAAAAATTCTGAAAATTCATCGCAATGGCAAACTTCTTTTGTGA